The sequence gaataaatgacagctatCTACCCTTCAAAacgacatataagttattagaaacaaaaaccGAATTCAAAAGATAAAATTCGATTTATAGCCCGATTCCGACAGTGCGAACTAGTGATATAATTCAAATAATCAGAAATACTTTGGAAGCTATGGAATCATGTaggaaacaaacaaataatcagGACCAATATATTCCATTCtttcttttaaagattttaagttCTATTGTACCTTTTAAACTATTATatagatatgtatataaaaccttCGTTTAAAATCCGaatagttaaaaatgtttagtagAGCGCCTAGttgagatgttttttttattttcagctgtaaatattattttcatatcttcaatatttcgttcccaaaaaaatatttattttattacattcaTCCATAAAATCACTTTCTGcgtacaacattttttattttcaacattcaCATTTCAAAAAGCTCCTGTAAATACATAAAATCGATATCCATTGCAAAAATCACTgtatacaatttaataaaagcttttagtaTTATAAAGCTTAAAAGCTGCACAGTATCAGTAaccgaaataaaaaaatattgttatttaaaacaaatttcttaataaaaaatacttattttttttgtcaaaaatttttctttaatttatgtttGACTTGTACACTAACAATACAAACtaccaaacaaataaacaaaacacacactTGTTGATAAATATAACCACAGCGCCAAATAGTTATCGTCCCGAGAGGGTATCGCTATCGAAAAGAAATTCACCGCGTTACTCATTTGGTAGACGTACAAAATTAAACTTCGATAAGGGAACACCAggtaaactaaacaaaaataatttaactaattttaataatttagcagctcttttaatttaatgtttggcaCCAAAGCTTTTAATACAATACGTAATTGTTGTgaagtatataaatataaaaaaaagcttagcttaaaagctttaaagcgttatttgttttaaatgttttactttTGTTTAGTAAAATCTTGagcttgtttttaatttatttttgttttcttcttttttttttgtttaaataattttaatttagcaCCTGGCTCTTATAGTCCTGAAAAAGCTAACTTGCACTCAACACCAGCTTTCACCATGTCTGGCAAAACATCTCATGATGTAGTCGATTGTACACCTGGTGAGTAATTACATTTAAAGCACAGTAGTTATGGAgattaatatagaaaaaacaCAAAGAGAGGAGACTCAAAAGTTTTTTTGAGTCTCGTATCTATGAATTTTCCTTATGATCAGAGCTTTTAAAGTATTAGAAACTAATGTTTCCTAAAACTTTGAAACTCTTTAGTTAGTTGTAAAAAGCTTTTGTCTCTCGTtctgcaatttttttaattatttgtcaaaattaaaccatttaaaaaatcttgcagCTCCAGGTGCATATGAACCGGAAAAATGCCATTTGGACAAGACAATAGCCTACACCATGTCTGGACGCCATACAATACACAAAGTTAGTGATACTCCAGCTCCAGGTGCATATGCCCCTGAAAAGTGTCGCTTAGACAATGCACCAGCATTTAGCATTAAGGGTAAATATAATGTGCAAAAAATCGATGAAACACCAGCTCCTGGAGCTTATGCCCCCGAAAAAGCAAAACTTGATTACACAATAGCCTATACCATGAGTGGACGCCATGAAGTGCACAAGGCTAGTGAAACACCTGCCCCGGGTGCCTATTGCCCGGAGAAAGTAAGATTAGATCATACTCCAGCTTACACAATGGCTGGTAAGCATCAGAGTAAAGTTAAAAATGATAATCCAGCACCTGGAGCTTATGCTCCCGAAAACTGTAGATTAGATCATACACCTGCTTATTCGTTAACCAGCCGCCATAATTTGCAAAAGCCTAGTGAAACTCCAGCTCCGGGTGCCTATAGTCCAGAGAAGGTAAGACTTGATCATAATTTTGCTTATACGATGGCAGGCAAACATGAGCAAAAAATTACTAGTGTTACACCAGCTCCCGGTGCTTATGCACCTGAGAAATGTAAATTAGATAATACACCCGCCTATTCCTTTGCCGGACGCCATGATCTCCAAAAGCCAAGTCAGACACCAGCTCCCGGTGATTATGCCCCCGAAAAGTGTAGATTAGATGGCACTCCTTCGTATTCAATGGGCGGTCGCCATAATTTACAAAAACCCAGCGATACTCCAGCTCCTGGAGCCTATGCTCCTGAAAAGTGTAGATTAGATAGCACTCCTGCGTATACAATGGGTGGCAAACATGATCCTAAAATCACAAATGATACACCAGCCCCTGGTGCTTATGCTCCCGAGAAGTGCAGATTAGATGGTACCCCAGCATACTCTATGGCAGGTCGTCCTAATGTACAAAAGCCTAATGAAACACCAGCTCCTGGAGCTTATGCTCCCGAGAAGTGCAGATTAGATGGCACTCCTGCTTATACAATGGGTGGTAAATATGATCCTAAGATCACAAATAACACACCAGCTCCTGGTGATTATGCCCCCGAAAAGTGCAGATTAGATGGTACCCCAGCTTACTCTATGGCTGGTCGTCCTAATGTACAAAAGCCAAATGAAAACCCTGCACCTGGAGCTTATGCTCCCGAGAAGTGCAGATTAGATGGCACACCCGCTTATACAATGGGTGGTAAACATGATCCTAAGATCACAAATAACACACCAGCTCCTGGTGATTATGCCCCCGAAAAGTGTAGATTAGATGGTACACCAGCTTACTCCATGGCTGGCCGTCCTAATGTACAAAAGCCGAATAACAACCCTGCACCTGGGGCTTATGCTCCCGAAAATTGCAGATTAGATGGCACTCCTGCCTATACAATGGGTGGCAAATATGATCCTAAAAACAAAAACGATAACCCAGCACCCGGAGCATACGCCCCCGAAAAGTGCAGATTAGATGGCACGCCCGCCTACTCCATGGCTGGTCGCCCGAATGTACAAAAGCCTAGTGATACGCCCGCACCTGGAGCTTATGCCCCTGAAAAGTGCAGATTGGATGGAACACCAGCCTATACCATGGCTGGCAAACATGATCCCAAGAATAGAAATGATAACCCTGCTCCTGGAGCTTATGCCCCAGAGAAGTGTAGATTAGATGGCACTCCCGCTTACACTATGGCTGGTAAACATGATcccaaaatacaaaacaatactCCAGCTCCTGGTGATTATGCTCCCGAAAAGTGCAGATTAGATGGTACACCAGCATACTCCATGGCTGGTCGCCATAATTTACAGAAACCCAGTGATACTCCAGCTCCTGGAGCTTATGCTCCCGAAAAACATCGTTTAGATAATACACCAGCCTTTACCATGGCGGGTAAGCATCAACCGAAAGTGAATAATACAACACCAGCACCTGGTGATTATGCTCCCGAAAAGTCCAACTTGGATCATACACCCGCTTACACTATGGCTGGACGTCATGATTTAAAGAAACCCAGTGATACTCCTGCCCCAGGAGCTTATGCCCCCGAAAAGCATCGTTTAGATAATACTCCCGCCTTTACCATGGCTGGTAAACATCAGCCTAAGGTAAACATCGATACTCCTGCTCCCGGTGATTATGCTCCTGAGAAGTGTAATTTGGATCACACACCTGGCTATACCTTTACGGGACGTCATGATTTGAAGAAACCCGATGATAGCCCTGCTCCCGGAACTTATTCTCCCGAAAAACATCGTTACGATCATACGCCCGCCTTCACTATAGCCGGTAAACCTCTACCTAAAGTGAGTTATGATACTCCAGCTCCTGGCGATTATGCTCCCGAAAAGCATAGTTTGGATCATGCACCCGGATATACATTCTCGGGTAAACATGATCCTAAGATAGTAAATGATACTCCAGCACCAGGAGCTTACAGCCCCGAAAAGCATCGCTTAGATCATACACCCGCCTTTACAATTGTCGGTCGCCAAGTCGATAGACTTATAACTGAATCTCCAGCACCAGGCTCTTATAGTCCCGAAAAGTTTAGAATGGATCATACACCAGCCTATACCATTACGGGACGCAGCACTGTTCATCATGTGGAAAGTACACCAGCACCTGGTGACTATAAAACAGAGTTGTGCGATATTAAAGGCCCTGCCACGCCAGCATTTTCATTTGGTTTGAAATTAAAGCAGGAACATGTCAGTGATACACCTGGTAAGTTGATGGAATTGAAAAAAAGGGGAAGTATAGACTTAAAGTAGCTTTAAGGGGGAATATCTCTCATATTTTAAAGTAGAATTTAATAGACGAAATGTATTTCTCGAAGGACTTTTTGTTATCTATTGTATATAAATACTTATAAGCACACACTTAAAAAAATCTTTGCCTTCACTCTATACACTCCAGCACCCACTGCCTATGAACCAGAAAAGCACTCTCTTGAACATAAAATATCGTATAGCTTTGGCACTAAAACGGAAACCAAATCGGTTACCGATTACCCAGGTAATCTTAAACTTTCTTTGccttattcaaaattattcaaattttaaatttactaaaggttttgaaattgaatttttaataaagaataaggctgtacaatttgtttaattctcTAACAATTTGCTATATATTCTCTAATTCTTTTGCATGTTTAGCTCCTGGTCATTATCATCCAGAAAACTATAATCCCGATCATTCGCCATCTTATACGTTTGGTGTAAAAACCTTAGCAATGCCAGgtaggttttatttaaaacaaattatttaaaagaaaaaccttCAGCATGTTTCGAATACCGTttagcggtttttgtttttttaaacattttatcatttgtaaatatttttgttttgtttttcttttattttattttccttttttttatttataatttattattattgttcatTATTTTGCGTATGTGTATTGTGTTGTGTTtttgatgtattttttttaaaaaaatgcattgaTGCATAAATAGCTTTGCCTAGGGGCAGATATGTTGAAGATCGCATATTGCAAAGACGTGAGAGACGTTTAGCAAGTCCGGGTAAGCACTTCATTTTCAATGTAGCAAACTTTAGTTACTAATACAACATTCTTAAATGCTCAATTACTAACACTAATAGTTTAATTAGAGGGTATAATTCGGTTTTGGAAGTTAATAGTAATTGTATTATAGGTGGGagtttagaaattttattttaaatattagatTAGCAATAATAAACTGCAAATGTAAACTAAATCAACATTAGCAAGCATGACATTCTAAGGCTATAATTGTAGCATGTATTTAACAATAACATATCATGCATGAACAAAGACAAAAATTCATGATTTTCATAGATCAGCATTGTCTTGGAAACAGGAACAGCAGCCCGTACTCTCCATGACTCATGAGTTGTAATGACATAGCATGACAATGTCTTTAAATTGGCATAGCAATGCCCAACAATCATGTTGAAGTGTCATAACATAGCAGAGCATGAACTATTTGAGAATAGCATGAGAGAAAAGCGAGAATTTTAACAACTCTTTGCTAATATTTTTGTTCCCAAATATCTAACAAATTTATCACTAACTAAATATCGTATTTTTCATTTGTCTTTGCActaaaaaactacttaaaaaattattagtaataaataacttaaatatcGAAAACATTcgctaaaagaaataaatttataaaaactaaaagtctttgaaatcaaCTCACCAAATATTAACGCCacgataaaaaatgtttattaatgatatcctcaaacaaactaaactttaattttagttgggatCGATGTTCCCTTTTTGTCCTCCATAAAAAAGGGGCCACCCAAATGtacatccgtctgtctgtataaTGCACGATATACCCTAGTGGCAAGAAATGCTCCCCAAATATTATcagttgatcagaaatgtttgtatattaaattctttttttttttttaaaattttgaaaatttagcgaaaacaattttatacaaaaaaaattgttcggtgaaaaaaattcggggtaatatatatttttcctgattttgaaaTTGTAGGTCCGTTAAGCCTTTGCAAAGGTCAAaggaaatatctattattgggtatccatattatctatattatctatataaaaaaaattgaggttgtcctgtatttttccttatatctcagtcatttgtgggccgattgtctagattttaaatagtaatccgaccgggtctatagcggatatattgatgtatgaatcatgtatgaaGTTCTTTGGGAGCTAtataaagttgatttcaacatacagacgggcatggctatatccagaatatatatactttgtggggtcacaaatgaaaaatcataaacttatatatacccttgccactcatggtgaaggctatacaagtaagggagctatattcggctgttccgaatcttatatacctttcaccaagttatactttaaaataaatatttttaggtaagcaaaattttttttaaataagttgtttaaaaatatttttttttttaattttttttaattaataatttttttcttaaaaaaaaaagatttggacagaaaaaaataatttaatgaaaaaaaattcgggttaaaaatatttgtggggtcgcaaatgaaaaatgtagaaattacaaacggaatgacgaaggtgaagggtataaaacttatatatacccttctcacgaaggtgaagggtatacaaattataaCAAAGTGTTCGTCAGACGTTTAACAACAATTGGTTTtgaaaagttaatttcaacagactGACATGGCTTTATCGGCTCCTCTATCTACTATAACTATCCAGAATAGatataattgaaaaatgtagaatttataaacgaaatggcaaacttatattgggtttatgattaaaaaatgcggattttttttaaatttttagcttttgttttgaaacatttgtacaatataaatttattcaaactattggccattgttagctaagaccttttcccatcattctggcaacgtatggattccgagccaaaagaactgctcagaATATCaatatcggatattctgttccgaagtgaagcgtatcccagagagagagctttctgtatcgatcgaaacaacaTGAATCGAATCAGTTGCGGTCGGCACTGGTTCCCTGTGattgtctggccagatttcagcagttcgTAATAGATAGGAAACTCTTGGTCCCACCAAacacagagaattaccttagcgccatggatgcttggctttggtgtcgattcggctggttggccgggcttcacgtacgatctcttacgcttcgggttatcgtaatggattcatttttcatcgcaagtgcAAAAATgactttcttttatagcgttcaagcagcatttcagacatacaaaatcgtttttcatgATCACAcagctttaattcgtatggtctCTCAGCTTCATTTCATTTCGATGAGGAAATTAGATCTTCCCAAGTGTAAAAAACTAATTGACTATTTTAAAAGGTTACAGAGGTTAGACCTCTGCTTTGTAACACTCTTACCTAGAAAACACTCAACGTTAGACGTTGATGTTTAGGTAAGTCCGAATAGCAGCTTGTTAATTTAGCCCACAAGTGTCGTGGCCAGGAGATTAGATCTCCGCACGATCGATTAAGTGTTACATTGTTCTCCGTGACTCCACTTAATCGGTTGGTGTTACTCTTTAAATTGTGTATCGATTTATAACGTTTTAAGATAACTTTGCCTTTAATTCTCTTTGATAAGACAATAATACCAAAttttccttgcttttggatgaatcctgctgctcgaaaaAGTTTGGAGCTCGAAATCCTGCTGATTTAGTAGCTCCCAATGGTTTTGCCAGATCTTGTTGactttgacaacaatcttcatggagtaatgcctccaattcttgatcttcaaacttttttggctggcctggttGATGTTTGTCTtcggtgtcaaaatcaccacttctgaaccgcacaaaccatttctctcaagttgaaaccgatggaacacattaaccataagctttggtgagcaatcggtgggcTTCAGCGCCAccttttttaaagcaaaacttcccgcatatgactctttgttggcacaaaattcgacattttcgaagcaaaaaaaaaacgatgttgtttacactataatgttcaataactatgtgagaagaaatgacatataagttattaaaaacaaaaaacctctTTCAAaggatacgccatctattgtaattcccgcatttttaagtcatacacccaataattccAAATAGATTTGGTTAATGAATCTAAACTTATATTAATGCTTaactatttaacaaaataatttaatactcAACTAATATTAATGCCTcacattgaaattattaagttattaaaactactactattatttataaaaaaaactgttattaatttttatggaaaatgcGTTCAAAAACCTTGAAATATGCAACACTAGCTTTACGACTCAAGGTATAAGGTAAACTCAGCACTGAATTTTATAcgtttcaataatttatttacttttattttattacttttttaaaaatgtcctaATGCtttaaaatgcttatttaactaataaccaaatttgtaaacaaaattttaacaattttaattattatttgtttaattttatatctttttcaCCACTTATAAACACCCAAACAATTCGatattcaacaaaacaataaaataattaaaattcacCACTGTGTAGTACGCAATGTTGTTATAATAGAAAATGGCAACTTGCAGCAGcaagaacaagaacaacaacagcaaagcACTACTACCACCACAACAACCACAGTTACAGAGGTGCACAACAACACAAATGGCCAACTACAGCAGCCAAAATCCACCACTAACAGATCTAATGACGACAATAATACAGTGACCACCATTAGAAAACAAACACTTGTAAATGGCAAAGATGCAGTAGACACTATCAACACTAATCTTGTCAATAAATTGGCTAAGCTTAATATGAATGACACTTTAGTAGGAACAACTGGTTCCAATACCCAGCTAACGCAAAAAGTAGACCAGATCAATGGCTTGAATGGTGAGACTGGCCAAATGGTCACCACCACCATGCACACCACCACAAATGGCTACAAGGAGCAGGGCAATAAGAAAATCCTAGCCAAGGGTAGTGCTGATGTCAAGCATACAAATGCTGCCTCGGGTTCTAGTAATACCATGCAAACTGCTGATGGCAGCACAGTGACCACTGTGAAATCGGCCAAAAGTTCTAGTGTTAAATATGCCGTAGAAGCCAGTACCATACAAGAAGAAATTATCAGGTAACAATAGAGTTTAGGTCATTAAATGTTTACCCTTTTGTAAATGAAATGCATACACTAACCCTTACATGTCAGACAGTGCAAAAATGTAACCCCATTCCTATGTAAATACAGTAATAATAACctgataattttgttatttgaaaattatgttttttaattttttgttgtttctttcaaTAGCTCCTAATGTCTATAAAATTCCCACTGTTTTGGGTATCAGCAAAGAGGGTACCATAAGATCAGCCCCTGCCTTCTCTATGGCTGGCCGTGAAAAGCCTCGTCCCTTGCCAAGTCTTCTATTTCCCGGTCCAGGTTTTTATGATGCCGAATATACCGCCATTAAACGCAAACCGCCCATGTATTCTATGGGCGGCAAACACAAAATACCCAGTGATGATCATATGAAACCTGGTCCCGGTGCTCATTGTCCAGAAAAGGTAGCTATCTTAAGATTTAACTTATAAATCTCcatataatattttcatttccttTATAGGTCAATCTCTCCAATGTTCCCGCTTATAGTTTTGGCATTAAACATTCTCCCTATTTGGGCTGCATACGGGAACATCATGATCATGGCTTTTCGGGCATTTGTTAAATTCAACATTACATTCCTTTTCTCCTTAACTTTAAATCGTTTCAATTTCTTATGGCCTgccgtttttattttttgctgatacctttacttttatttttatctaaacTCTctattctttttgaattttatgttacttttctTTAAGCTCTTAaagttcttcttttttttgactttattatatttattaatcaatcaagtattgtattattttttttaattataaaattgagttatttttttttaaagatttttatctacttatttttatataaaaagaaatttgtacattttgtaaAATACTAACACATTTTTATTGGACAACAAAATTGTGTTCTACTAATTTAAACGACattgaacaaataaaacaaaaacaaaacaagaaaatacattaatattaataagacacaattcgaaataaataagaaattaacatttaaaaaaaccttaaagaTGAGTTTTATTATTCACTGAGGTTTgctacaaaattgtaaaaaaatattgctttaaTAACGTTTTACAATGACGGGTTTTCTGAAGCtctaaaatcagcaaaatcggtccacatatAGCTTGTAAACAGAAACCTACCTcgatttgtataccctacaccaaaaaTATGGGGGATGTATTGattttgccattccgtttgtaatacatcaaaatattggtcgtagactgacaaaagtatatattctgggttctAAGACGATTTAGCTGTGTCCGTCCGTATGTCTTTTTCACAACatattctctgttgataagaaatattttgtattgaaaatggagaaaatcgtttcaaccaaaataaaattttagaacaaaatatGTGTCCGGCCgacgtttaaaaataattaaaacacgaGAGCGAATAAACGAAGATATATTATATAGAGATTGATATTACAGTGAAAGATCTACTCGCGGACTGTTCTTATAAGTGGACATCTCCTTTGTGGGGACAGTTTTCTTACACTTGGAACCTTTATAATGGAAACCAAACAAAT comes from Calliphora vicina chromosome 2, idCalVici1.1, whole genome shotgun sequence and encodes:
- the LOC135952487 gene encoding ciliary microtubule associated protein 1A-like, which encodes MAGREKPRPLPSLLFPGPGFYDAEYTAIKRKPPMYSMGGKHKIPSDDHMKPGPGAHCPEKVNLSNVPAYSFGIKHSPYLGCIREHHDHGFSGIC